In Perca fluviatilis chromosome 18, GENO_Pfluv_1.0, whole genome shotgun sequence, one genomic interval encodes:
- the LOC120547328 gene encoding leucine-rich alpha-2-glycoprotein-like, whose translation MKSWCVLPFFWLAYFCHGTLSCPPLCQCYHRKAEVVCNEVPLTEYPSESLPINTSLLTIQFTNITSISEEHLNATPLLTGLHVYSNHLQSLSSHLLRGVPHLNTLDFTGNKLSDLPADVFINAPLRNLVLKNNLIENADAEWLPDNSNITWFDLSGNSLTKIPAALLQKLPRLENLDLANNRLQKISANSLDPLTKLERLNLQNNKLDTLDESILQRNRNLTHLFLSRNKLNKLPQNLFQELSQLKHLSLDDNQLSHIPAGLLDPLSSLDEEGLDLAANPWLCDGKVEYLWRWLQRNKKKVFLPETIICARPQSLVGRSVMSLTESELNLQS comes from the coding sequence ATGAAGTCCTGGTGTGTTCTTCCTTTCTTCTGGTTGGCATATTTCTGCCATGGCACTCTGTCCTGCCCACCACTTTGCCAATGCTACCACAGAAAAGCTGAGGTGGTCTGCAATGAGGTTCCCCTGACAGAGTACCCCTCCGAGAGTCTCCCGATTAACACCTCCCTACTGACCATCCAGTTCACGAACATCACCTCCATCTCCGAAGAGCACCTGAACGCCACGCCTCTGCTGACAGGACTCCACGTGTACAGCAACCACCTGCAGAGCCTTTCCTCTCATCTTCTCAGAGGCGTTCCTCACCTCAACACTTTGGATTTCACAGGAAACAAACTGTCCGACCTGCCTGCAGATGTCTTCATCAACGCCCCACTGCGCAACTTGGTGCTGAAGAATAATCTGATTGAAAACGCCGATGCTGAGTGGCTCCCTGATAACAGCAACATCACCTGGTTCGACTTATCTGGGAACAGTTTAACCAAGATCCCGGCTGCTCTGCTTCAGAAGCTTCCCCGCCTGGAGAATCTGGACCTTGCCAACAACCGTCTGCAGAAGATCTCTGCAAATTCCCTGGACCCTCTGACCAAACTTGAGAGGCTAAACCTGCAAAACAACAAGCTCGACACCCTGGATGAATCTATACTTCAGAGAAATCGAAACCTCACCCATCTGTTCCTCTCTCGGAATAAGCTCAACAAACTCCCCCAAAACCTGTTTCAGGAGCTCTCTCAGCTCAAACACCTGAGTCTGGATGACAACCAGCTGAGCCACATCCCTGCAGGTCTGCTGGACCCTCTGAGCTCCCTGGACGAGGAAGGGCTGGACCTGGCCGCCAACCCCTGGCTGTGTGATGGGAAGGTGGAGTACCTCTGGAGGTGGCTTCAAAGGAACAAGAAGAAAGTCTTCCTGCCAGAGACCATCATATGTGCCAGACCACAGTCTCTGGTGGGGCGCTCAGTAATGTCACTGACAGAAAGTGAACTAAACCTTCAGTCTTAA
- the LOC120547327 gene encoding leucine-rich alpha-2-glycoprotein-like — protein sequence MNLWMLLTFTALAECAHSCPDLCSCSFPPSGAEVVCSQSSLTHFPVDGLPSNTTRLSVQSTKLSSITASHLSPVPLLNNLQLYHNNLTSLPSDLLKEVPHLNMLDVTGNQLVHLPPNVFSHASLRSLVLKNNLIEKADAEWFPGNSSVIWLDLSGNRLTGVSAALLQKLPNLENLDLSDNNLQDLQPDALKNLHRLETLNVAGNKLSSLKPTMFTHNPKLSQLFLHENQLQELPATLLQGLQHLDLLMLNQNQLQHFPSELLDERKSSFQMILTGNPWVCDERMEHLWKWLAVHPQNVIFLEDVTCAGPEALKHRQLVSLTDSELGLHKVKNE from the coding sequence ATGAACTTGTGGATGCTCCTGACTTTCACTGCGCTGGCTGAATGCGCCCACTCTTGCCCAGATCTGTGCTCCTGTTCCTTTCCACCTTCAGGTGCAGAGGTGGTGTGCAGCCAAAGCTCCCTCACACATTTCCCTGTAGATGGTTTACCCTCCAACACCACTCGGCTATCCGTCCAATCCACCAAACTTAGCAGTATCACAGCCAGTCATTTGAGTCCTGTGCCTCTTTTAAACAACCTCCAGCTTTATCACAACAACCTGACAAGCCTTCCTTCAGATCTACTGAAGGAAGTTCCTCACTTGAACATGTTGGATGTGACAGGAAATCAGCTGGTTCATCTACCTCCAAATGTCTTCAGCCATGCCTCACTTCGTAGTCTTGTGCTGAAGAATAATCTGATTGAAAAAGCTGATGCTGAGTGGTTTCCTGGCAACAGTAGTGTGATCTGGCTGGACTTGTCTGGAAACCGTTTAACTGGTGTATCTGCCGCTCTGCTTCAGAAGCTGCCCAATCTGGAAAATCTAGACTTGAGTGACAACAATCTGCAAGATCTACAACCTGACGCACTGAAGAACCTGCACCGCCTGGAGACACTGAATGTCGCTGGAAACAAATTAAGCTCCCTGAAACCTACAATGTTCACCCACAACCCAAAACTGTCCCAACTGTTTTTGCATGAGAATCAGCTCCAAGAGCTGCCGGCGACCCTCCTCCAGGGTCTCCAGCATCTTGATCTTCTGATGCTCAATCAGAATCAGCTGCAGCATTTCCCCTCGGAGCTGCTGGATGAGAGAAAATCCTCTTTCCAGATGATCTTAACAGGAAATCCCTGGGTGTGCGATGAGAGGATGGAGCATCTGTGGAAGTGGCTCGCTGTCCATCCTCAAAATGTCATATTTTTGGAGGATGTGACATGTGCAGGGCCTGAAGCTCTTAAACACCGACAGTTGGTCTCTTTAACTGACAGTGAGCTTGGACTTCACAAGGTTAAAAATGAGTGA